A part of Pseudoalteromonas arctica A 37-1-2 genomic DNA contains:
- a CDS encoding DEAD/DEAH box helicase, producing the protein MQFTDLGIDTRLETQLAHQGITQPTDIQAHAVPTALAGHDIFAQSKTGSGKTLAFLLPAVQRVMKQKALSKRDPRVLIVAPTRELATQVFTQLRLLIAGTAIKAVKILGGENFNDQIKALRNDPQFVVATPGRLADHITKRSLQLSGLELLIFDEADRILDLGFTEQLKMINEQANHRLRQTLLFSATLDHAQVDALSRNLLKKPKQITLSAANEQHSDIKQTLYLADHLDHKEALLEHFLNQDDVGQCIIFTATRSDTSRLSEALNAKGFKSVALAGDLTQNKRLDIMDSFSRENFKILITTDVASRGLDLLSVTHVINFDLPKHAEEYVHRIGRTGRAGFKGNAISLVGPKDWASYLAIKAFLNDELKFASVEGLKAKFKGLKEKKPEATWDKSKEKSAAVKKPVFKRKAKPKKPTAPIKAPMNIDGDTPMRRKKKTEQE; encoded by the coding sequence TTGCAGTTTACTGATCTTGGGATTGATACACGCCTTGAAACACAACTAGCACATCAAGGGATCACCCAGCCCACCGATATTCAAGCGCATGCAGTGCCTACCGCACTTGCAGGGCATGACATTTTCGCTCAGTCTAAAACTGGGTCGGGCAAAACCTTGGCGTTTTTATTACCTGCTGTACAAAGGGTTATGAAACAAAAAGCACTCAGTAAACGCGATCCTCGTGTACTTATTGTTGCTCCTACTCGTGAGCTTGCTACGCAAGTATTTACTCAGCTGCGTTTATTAATTGCAGGCACAGCTATTAAGGCCGTAAAAATACTTGGTGGCGAAAACTTTAATGACCAAATAAAAGCACTTAGAAACGACCCACAATTCGTAGTTGCTACACCAGGGCGTTTAGCTGATCACATTACAAAACGTTCATTACAATTGAGTGGACTAGAACTGCTTATTTTTGATGAAGCCGATCGTATTTTAGATTTAGGCTTTACCGAGCAGTTAAAAATGATTAACGAGCAAGCTAATCACCGTTTACGTCAAACGTTATTGTTTTCTGCAACACTTGACCATGCACAAGTAGATGCTCTATCACGTAACCTATTAAAAAAACCAAAGCAAATTACGCTAAGTGCAGCGAACGAGCAACATAGCGATATTAAACAAACTTTATATCTAGCCGATCACCTTGATCATAAAGAAGCGCTATTAGAGCACTTTTTGAATCAAGATGATGTTGGTCAATGCATTATCTTCACAGCAACACGTTCTGACACGAGTCGCTTGAGTGAAGCGCTTAATGCTAAAGGCTTCAAGTCTGTAGCGCTTGCTGGTGATTTAACACAAAATAAACGTTTAGATATAATGGATTCGTTTAGTCGCGAAAACTTTAAAATATTAATCACCACCGATGTTGCATCTCGTGGTTTAGATTTACTAAGTGTAACGCATGTTATTAACTTTGATTTACCAAAACACGCTGAAGAGTATGTACACCGCATAGGTCGTACAGGACGAGCTGGCTTTAAAGGTAACGCAATTTCATTAGTTGGCCCAAAAGATTGGGCAAGTTACTTAGCTATTAAAGCATTTTTAAATGATGAGTTAAAATTTGCGAGCGTAGAGGGCTTAAAAGCTAAGTTTAAAGGTTTAAAAGAGAAAAAGCCTGAGGCAACGTGGGATAAATCTAAAGAAAAATCCGCCGCTGTTAAAAAGCCTGTATTTAAACGCAAAGCCAAACCTAAAAAGCCAACAGCACCAATTAAAGCACCAATGAACATTGATGGCGATACACCAATGCGCCGTAAAAAAAAGACTGAGCAGGAATAA
- a CDS encoding PhzF family phenazine biosynthesis protein, with product MQAKVNTLCLAKRKPKWLTLRFIELISTESVFYSPAHNLKGSSALIVIYKNGLTSKTMQYIASQSTYPATVFLNQNEITKRHCKIRWFNQTSEIKRCGHGTLAAANFLIDHFGYCPEVFTSMSNERFTIRVKKQRAQLLLKSIEPKKSELAEGELKSVFSVAIKAAYTTADKNGYTVVLFNKEFIKEFDKSVKKDDLKSVHVDFKALCALHKNAVIALSIKNKDKKNAIAHFRYFAPQFGVNEDSATGSAVSVIAPLLFRLHGLNKAMLVQQSNSGALLNYEFNNAKVVIY from the coding sequence ATGCAAGCAAAGGTTAATACTCTTTGTTTAGCGAAGCGTAAGCCTAAATGGCTTACGCTTCGCTTTATAGAGCTCATTTCCACCGAATCTGTTTTTTATAGCCCTGCACATAACTTAAAAGGCTCAAGTGCTTTAATTGTTATTTATAAAAATGGGTTAACTTCAAAAACAATGCAATATATTGCATCACAATCAACTTACCCTGCTACCGTATTTTTAAATCAAAATGAGATAACTAAACGCCATTGTAAAATTCGCTGGTTTAATCAAACGAGTGAAATTAAACGCTGTGGACATGGTACTTTAGCAGCCGCTAATTTTTTAATAGACCATTTTGGTTATTGTCCTGAAGTATTTACTTCAATGAGTAATGAGCGCTTTACTATAAGAGTAAAAAAACAACGCGCTCAACTGTTACTAAAAAGCATAGAGCCTAAAAAAAGCGAGTTAGCTGAAGGTGAGTTAAAAAGTGTGTTTTCAGTAGCAATAAAAGCAGCCTACACTACCGCTGATAAAAACGGTTATACGGTTGTATTATTTAATAAAGAATTTATTAAAGAATTCGATAAATCAGTTAAAAAAGACGATTTAAAAAGCGTACACGTTGATTTTAAAGCTTTGTGTGCACTCCACAAAAATGCAGTAATTGCCCTTAGTATAAAAAATAAAGACAAAAAAAATGCCATAGCGCATTTTAGATACTTTGCACCCCAGTTTGGTGTAAATGAAGACAGTGCTACAGGCTCTGCGGTATCTGTTATTGCCCCCCTGCTATTTAGACTACACGGTTTAAATAAAGCTATGCTTGTACAGCAGTCAAATAGTGGCGCATTGCTAAACTATGAGTTTAACAATGCTAAAGTTGTCATTTACTAA
- the egtD gene encoding L-histidine N(alpha)-methyltransferase: protein MSQVTAIKQSNITDTEFLNDVISGLTQQQKTLPCKYFYDDKGAALFEQITTLQEYYVTRTELSILEQHSKSIAQMLPENLSIIEPGCGSGKKVAYLLAHMANVKTFVPFEISEEMLSYSLAHLSPLFPDLAISPLLGDFTHSQMVKQLTKDTALDSQTNLVYFPGSTLGNFAPVKAIEIMNNFHRLCGVNGYVLIGVDLVKERQVLLDAYNDKAGVTAAFNKNLLQRINNELNGTFNIDNFSHESRFNEQHSRIEMHLVSNRTQSVIINDQQIDFIEGESIHTENSHKYTLESFKQLAAQANLKLEQTWQDDSNYFALCLLRPL, encoded by the coding sequence ATGAGCCAAGTAACAGCGATTAAGCAAAGCAACATAACCGACACTGAATTTCTAAACGACGTGATAAGCGGATTAACTCAACAACAAAAAACGCTTCCGTGTAAATATTTTTATGATGATAAAGGTGCTGCATTATTTGAGCAAATAACAACCTTACAAGAGTATTATGTTACACGTACTGAGCTTTCTATATTAGAGCAACACTCAAAGTCGATTGCTCAAATGCTACCTGAAAACCTCTCTATTATAGAGCCCGGCTGTGGCTCGGGTAAAAAGGTAGCCTATTTATTAGCGCATATGGCAAACGTTAAAACCTTTGTACCGTTTGAAATATCTGAGGAGATGCTCAGTTATTCACTTGCACATTTGTCGCCGTTATTTCCAGATTTGGCAATTTCGCCATTATTAGGAGACTTTACACATAGCCAAATGGTCAAACAGCTAACCAAAGACACCGCTTTAGACAGTCAAACTAATTTGGTGTACTTTCCGGGCTCTACTCTTGGTAATTTTGCCCCAGTTAAAGCCATAGAAATTATGAATAATTTCCATCGCTTATGCGGTGTAAATGGTTATGTATTAATTGGGGTTGATTTAGTAAAAGAGCGCCAAGTGTTACTTGATGCATATAACGATAAAGCGGGAGTTACCGCTGCTTTTAATAAAAATTTACTACAACGTATTAATAACGAGCTAAACGGCACATTTAATATAGATAACTTTAGCCACGAGTCACGCTTTAACGAGCAACATAGCCGTATCGAAATGCATTTAGTAAGTAATCGTACTCAAAGCGTGATTATAAATGATCAGCAAATAGACTTTATAGAAGGCGAAAGTATCCATACAGAAAACTCTCATAAGTACACGCTTGAGTCGTTTAAGCAGCTTGCAGCGCAAGCTAATTTAAAGTTAGAGCAAACATGGCAAGACGATAGTAACTATTTTGCCCTGTGTTTATTAAGACCGCTTTAA
- a CDS encoding BCCT family transporter: protein MKENHDKYSIDSTDYTVGQDNVQKWGLDIHNSVFGISAGLIVIFLIAILVTDPQTAKSALDGIKTDIINNFDALFMWAANFFVVFCLALIVSPYGNIRLGGDDAKPTHSRISWLAMLFAAGMGIGLMFWGVAEPLAYYTGWFETPLNVTPNTPEAAKVAMGATMFHWGLHPWAIYAVVGLSLAFFTYNKGLPLSIRSIFYPILGDRAWGWPGHLIDILAVLATLFGLATSLGLGAQQASAGIDHVFGTSGGVGSQILVIIGVSLLAIVSVIRGIDGGVKVLSNANMLIALVLLIFVFLVGFAVSVGNIPTTVMGYIENIIPLSNPHGREDETWMHGWTVSYWAWWISWSPFVGMFIARVSRGRTIREFLIAVLLVPTAVTILWMSIYGGIAIDQVINGVGELGANGLTEVPLAMFQMFDALPMANILSFVAIILVLVFFITSSDSGSLVIDSITAGGKIDAPVPQRIFWAVTQGAVAAALLWIGGTEAIQALQAGSVSAGLPFTIVLLFMCLSLVLGLRTEPRSIK, encoded by the coding sequence ATGAAGGAAAATCATGACAAATATAGTATTGACAGTACAGACTACACTGTAGGTCAAGACAACGTACAAAAATGGGGGCTTGATATACATAACTCTGTTTTCGGCATAAGTGCCGGACTGATTGTCATTTTTTTAATCGCCATTCTTGTTACCGATCCACAAACGGCTAAATCTGCTCTTGATGGTATAAAAACAGATATTATCAATAACTTTGACGCCTTATTTATGTGGGCTGCTAATTTTTTCGTTGTTTTTTGTTTAGCGCTTATTGTTTCACCTTACGGTAACATTCGTTTAGGTGGTGATGATGCTAAACCGACTCATTCACGTATCTCATGGTTAGCTATGTTATTTGCTGCGGGAATGGGTATTGGCTTAATGTTTTGGGGCGTTGCTGAACCACTTGCTTATTATACAGGCTGGTTTGAAACACCACTGAATGTAACACCTAATACACCCGAGGCGGCAAAAGTAGCAATGGGTGCGACTATGTTTCACTGGGGCCTTCACCCTTGGGCTATTTATGCCGTTGTAGGGCTTTCGCTTGCATTTTTTACTTATAATAAAGGCTTGCCACTGTCTATTCGTTCTATCTTTTATCCTATTTTAGGTGATAGAGCATGGGGCTGGCCAGGTCACCTTATCGATATTTTAGCCGTGCTTGCAACCCTGTTTGGTCTTGCTACTTCTTTAGGACTTGGGGCACAGCAAGCTTCTGCAGGTATAGACCATGTATTTGGTACCTCAGGCGGAGTTGGTTCACAAATTTTAGTCATTATAGGTGTTTCACTTTTAGCTATTGTTTCAGTAATTCGAGGGATTGATGGCGGCGTTAAAGTACTTAGTAATGCCAATATGCTAATCGCCTTAGTTTTGCTTATCTTTGTTTTTTTAGTAGGCTTTGCTGTTTCTGTAGGTAATATCCCAACTACTGTTATGGGGTATATAGAAAATATTATTCCACTAAGTAATCCTCATGGTCGTGAAGATGAAACTTGGATGCACGGGTGGACTGTATCTTATTGGGCATGGTGGATTTCTTGGTCACCGTTCGTAGGTATGTTTATCGCGCGTGTATCACGTGGTCGTACAATTCGTGAATTCTTAATTGCGGTATTGCTTGTTCCTACTGCTGTTACTATTTTATGGATGTCTATATACGGCGGAATTGCAATTGATCAAGTAATCAACGGTGTAGGTGAACTAGGTGCTAACGGCCTAACTGAAGTACCTTTAGCTATGTTCCAAATGTTTGATGCATTACCTATGGCGAACATTTTATCATTTGTAGCAATTATTTTAGTATTGGTTTTCTTTATTACTTCATCGGACTCTGGTTCTTTGGTAATTGATTCAATCACTGCCGGTGGCAAAATTGATGCTCCAGTACCACAGCGTATTTTTTGGGCTGTGACTCAAGGTGCAGTAGCCGCTGCATTACTTTGGATAGGCGGGACTGAAGCGATTCAAGCACTTCAAGCTGGCTCTGTATCAGCAGGATTACCTTTCACTATTGTATTGTTATTTATGTGTTTAAGCTTAGTTTTAGGTTTACGAACTGAGCCTCGCTCAATTAAATAA
- a CDS encoding DUF294 nucleotidyltransferase-like domain-containing protein, translated as MQAEQVEIAQFLAQHPPFDDLPQKALNELAQQVEVAYFRAKTDILSFGQDISDLYVIRSGSVEMYRRNGELYNRLAIAGIFGQMGLLMNRKVRFPATALEDTLVYCINVELFNRYCDEFDAFADYFETDGNVRLHQAIVEQADGNDLTTAKVKSLIHRDVVTVDATSTIQDIAKLMTEEAVSSVLVTDVNKPINDDPEEDDGQVVGIITDRDLRSKVVAKGLDFNTQAKEIMSTNLVLLDANDYIFEAVLAMLRDNLHHLPVVQKRRPIGVISLSDILRYESQSSLLLVRGILAQQTIEDLAHYARQLPNVFVRMVNEDANSHMIGTAMAVIGRTFKQRLLVLAEEKFGPPPVPYCFIALGSMARDEQLIVTDQDNALILDDSYDDEKHNAYFQNIADFVCDGLAQCGYTYCDGEIMASFKKWRKTRSEWFDQFADWIAQPKPQALLNSSIFFDLDGVWGKTKWADELKIFIAKQSKVNRIFLANMAANARNRTPPLGFFKGFVMEHNGQHKRSMNLKRRGTAPLSDVIRVHALAIGSRKQNSFERLEDIIEAKLLPQGKAQDLRDSLEYIAMMRIRHQAWQIEKGEEPDNDLDPHLLSPFEQRNLKEAFAILEKAQSYLKFSYTANSGVK; from the coding sequence ATGCAAGCCGAACAAGTTGAAATCGCACAATTTTTAGCACAACATCCTCCTTTTGATGACTTACCTCAAAAAGCGCTTAATGAGCTAGCTCAACAAGTAGAAGTTGCTTATTTTAGAGCAAAAACAGACATTTTAAGTTTTGGACAAGACATATCTGATTTGTATGTGATTAGAAGTGGTTCTGTAGAAATGTATCGCCGAAATGGTGAGCTATACAATCGTTTGGCCATTGCAGGAATATTTGGTCAAATGGGTTTATTGATGAACCGTAAAGTGCGTTTTCCTGCAACTGCTCTTGAAGACACGTTAGTTTATTGTATAAATGTTGAGCTATTTAATCGTTACTGTGATGAGTTTGATGCGTTTGCTGATTACTTTGAAACAGATGGTAACGTGCGTTTACATCAAGCTATTGTTGAACAAGCTGATGGCAATGACCTTACAACAGCTAAAGTAAAATCATTAATTCACAGAGATGTAGTCACCGTAGATGCAACATCTACAATACAAGATATCGCTAAATTAATGACCGAAGAGGCGGTATCGTCAGTTTTGGTAACCGATGTAAATAAACCAATAAACGACGATCCTGAGGAAGATGATGGACAAGTCGTTGGCATAATAACCGATAGGGATTTACGCTCAAAAGTAGTGGCTAAAGGGCTTGATTTTAACACACAAGCAAAAGAGATTATGTCTACTAACTTAGTGCTTTTAGATGCTAATGACTATATTTTTGAAGCGGTACTGGCCATGCTCAGAGATAATCTCCATCATTTACCCGTAGTACAAAAAAGACGTCCTATAGGAGTTATCTCCCTCTCTGATATTTTACGTTACGAATCGCAAAGCAGCTTATTACTTGTACGCGGCATACTTGCTCAACAAACAATTGAGGATTTAGCGCATTATGCACGCCAATTACCCAATGTATTTGTCCGTATGGTTAACGAAGATGCAAATTCACACATGATTGGTACTGCCATGGCCGTTATCGGACGTACATTTAAACAAAGATTACTGGTATTAGCTGAGGAAAAGTTTGGTCCACCTCCCGTTCCTTATTGTTTTATTGCACTGGGCTCCATGGCTCGCGACGAGCAACTTATTGTAACTGATCAAGATAACGCACTAATTTTAGATGACAGTTACGATGATGAAAAACATAACGCGTACTTTCAAAATATTGCCGATTTTGTGTGTGATGGCTTAGCGCAGTGTGGTTACACTTATTGTGATGGCGAAATAATGGCGTCGTTTAAAAAATGGCGTAAAACTCGCTCAGAGTGGTTCGATCAATTTGCTGATTGGATAGCCCAGCCAAAACCACAAGCACTGCTTAATAGTTCTATATTTTTTGATTTAGACGGTGTGTGGGGCAAAACCAAGTGGGCCGACGAGCTTAAAATATTTATAGCGAAACAAAGTAAAGTGAATCGTATATTTCTAGCAAATATGGCGGCAAATGCTCGAAATAGGACACCACCTCTTGGCTTTTTTAAAGGCTTTGTTATGGAGCATAACGGCCAACATAAGCGTTCAATGAACTTAAAACGAAGAGGTACTGCACCACTTTCTGATGTTATACGTGTACACGCATTAGCTATTGGTTCGCGTAAACAAAACTCGTTTGAGCGATTAGAAGATATTATTGAAGCTAAGCTATTACCGCAGGGTAAAGCGCAAGATTTACGTGATTCACTTGAGTATATTGCCATGATGCGAATTCGCCATCAAGCGTGGCAAATAGAGAAGGGCGAAGAGCCTGATAACGACTTAGACCCACATTTACTGTCTCCTTTTGAACAGCGAAACTTGAAAGAGGCATTCGCTATTTTAGAAAAAGCACAAAGCTATTTAAAATTTAGCTACACAGCAAATTCTGGTGTGAAGTAG
- the egtB gene encoding ergothioneine biosynthesis protein EgtB: MRECALNNTNQNELVKRFYSVRGESLAIIEPLTVEDCQLQAMADASPSKWHLAHTTWFFETFLLSVYCKQYTVFNSHYRMLFNSYYNGIGEQFKRANRGSLSRPSLDEVLAYREHVDSCVVELLKTEVSPQIKDIIELGLHHEQQHQELMLMDIKYNFSVNPLFPQYKTSPLNSQNKSADIKPLNFINFEQGIINIGTNADDEFAYDNERPKHQVLIHSFNFANRLVTNGEYLDFINAGGYRNPQYWLSDGWANIQNNALTQPLYWHCIDNEWFEFTHYGLEPLNLNAPICHVSYFEASAYANFVKARLPTEFEWEYAAKNTPSTEINNHYLTPQQAKSDTEINQLTDSCWQWTNSAYLPYPGFKPIEGIAGEYNGKFMNNQMVLRGGCVFTPQNHLRQTYRNFYYPHQAWMCSGIRLAKDIV; this comes from the coding sequence ATGCGTGAATGCGCTTTAAACAATACCAATCAAAACGAACTTGTTAAACGCTTTTACAGCGTTAGAGGCGAAAGCCTGGCTATTATTGAACCACTCACTGTAGAAGATTGCCAATTACAAGCTATGGCAGATGCCAGCCCAAGCAAATGGCATTTAGCGCACACCACGTGGTTTTTTGAAACGTTTTTACTTAGTGTTTACTGTAAACAGTACACTGTGTTTAACTCTCACTATAGAATGCTTTTTAATTCTTACTACAATGGGATTGGAGAGCAATTTAAACGGGCAAACCGAGGTAGTTTATCTAGACCTAGTTTAGATGAAGTTTTAGCTTATAGAGAGCATGTAGATAGCTGTGTGGTTGAATTACTTAAAACTGAAGTTAGTCCACAAATTAAAGATATTATTGAACTTGGGTTACACCACGAGCAACAGCATCAAGAACTAATGCTTATGGACATCAAATATAACTTTTCAGTAAATCCGTTATTTCCGCAATATAAAACATCGCCTTTAAACAGCCAAAACAAATCAGCAGATATTAAGCCTCTCAATTTTATAAATTTTGAGCAAGGCATTATTAATATAGGTACAAATGCCGACGATGAATTTGCATATGATAACGAGCGCCCCAAACACCAAGTATTAATTCATTCATTTAACTTTGCTAATAGGTTGGTCACCAATGGTGAATATTTAGACTTTATAAATGCAGGTGGATACAGAAATCCACAGTATTGGTTAAGTGACGGTTGGGCAAATATACAAAACAACGCTCTAACGCAACCATTATATTGGCATTGTATAGATAACGAGTGGTTTGAGTTTACACACTATGGATTAGAGCCTCTCAATTTAAATGCCCCGATCTGTCATGTTAGTTATTTTGAGGCCAGTGCCTATGCTAATTTTGTAAAGGCTCGCTTGCCTACAGAGTTCGAATGGGAATATGCAGCTAAAAATACACCTTCAACAGAGATTAATAATCACTACCTAACACCTCAGCAAGCAAAGAGTGATACTGAAATAAATCAGTTAACTGATTCGTGTTGGCAATGGACGAACAGTGCATATTTACCATACCCCGGTTTTAAGCCTATTGAAGGAATAGCAGGGGAATACAATGGTAAATTTATGAATAACCAAATGGTGTTACGTGGTGGGTGTGTGTTTACCCCTCAAAACCATTTACGACAAACATACCGTAATTTTTATTACCCGCATCAAGCGTGGATGTGCAGCGGGATAAGACTAGCTAAGGATATAGTATGA
- a CDS encoding CvfB family protein: MSYLGTTQTLFVKEVSNEGAYLDGHDLGEVFLPKQEIKHELEAGDSISVFIFLDNANLATATTKKPHAQVGEYALLRVKEINSIGAFLDWGLEKDVLTPFNEQKPRMQEGHSYLVRLYLDNASQRICASNNFNRFLSKDEPQYTHLQEVDLIVAGKTDIGYKVLIEESHFGVVFYNMVFKSLFVGQKLKGFIQKVREDGKIDVVLEKPGMGKVTDLGETIMQKLKNEGGVIPLGDKSEPEAIKKMFSTSKANYKKAIGGLFKQELIDIEAKSIRLKS; the protein is encoded by the coding sequence ATGAGTTACCTAGGAACCACACAAACATTATTTGTAAAAGAAGTGAGTAACGAAGGTGCTTACTTAGATGGTCATGATTTAGGTGAAGTGTTTTTACCAAAACAAGAAATTAAACATGAGCTTGAAGCGGGCGATAGCATTAGTGTATTTATCTTTTTAGACAACGCTAACTTAGCAACTGCCACAACTAAAAAGCCACACGCACAAGTAGGTGAATATGCCCTGCTTCGCGTTAAAGAAATTAATAGTATTGGTGCATTTTTAGATTGGGGTCTTGAGAAAGATGTACTAACCCCTTTTAACGAACAAAAACCACGCATGCAAGAAGGTCACTCATATTTAGTTCGTTTGTACCTTGATAATGCAAGCCAACGTATTTGTGCATCAAACAACTTTAATCGCTTCCTATCTAAAGATGAGCCGCAATATACTCACTTACAAGAAGTGGATTTAATTGTTGCTGGCAAAACAGATATTGGCTACAAGGTATTAATTGAAGAATCGCATTTCGGTGTTGTTTTTTATAATATGGTATTTAAAAGCTTATTTGTGGGTCAAAAGCTTAAAGGCTTCATTCAGAAAGTACGTGAAGATGGAAAAATTGATGTTGTATTAGAAAAACCAGGTATGGGAAAAGTAACTGACCTTGGTGAAACTATTATGCAAAAACTAAAAAATGAAGGTGGTGTTATCCCATTAGGTGATAAATCTGAACCTGAAGCAATAAAAAAGATGTTTTCTACTAGTAAAGCTAACTATAAAAAAGCAATTGGTGGATTATTCAAACAAGAGTTGATAGATATTGAAGCGAAATCCATTCGCTTAAAATCTTAA
- a CDS encoding 3'-5' exonuclease: MNPRNYKAVDWQTRYNELANNTENKLLKHFYAGAYNQDKAAVEDVPFVAMDFETTGLNSQDDDIVSVGLVPFNLRRIYCKHSRHWVVQPRRNLHEESILIHGITHSEVDDAPDFNRIIEPLLEALSGKVVVVHYAAIERHFLNNALLLRLKEGIEFALVDTMELEKRALKARQGVLGRLFNTKLGSLRLTDCRERYSLPPYNNHNALTDALATAELLQAQLSHHYRVDTPISELWV, encoded by the coding sequence ATGAATCCGCGTAATTACAAAGCAGTTGATTGGCAAACTAGATACAACGAGCTTGCCAACAACACCGAAAATAAACTTCTAAAACACTTTTATGCAGGTGCTTATAACCAAGATAAAGCCGCTGTAGAAGATGTGCCTTTTGTAGCAATGGACTTTGAAACTACAGGTTTAAATAGCCAAGACGATGATATAGTGAGTGTTGGGTTAGTACCCTTTAATTTAAGGCGTATTTATTGTAAGCACAGTCGACATTGGGTTGTTCAACCAAGACGTAACTTACATGAAGAATCTATTTTAATTCATGGAATAACGCACTCTGAGGTAGACGACGCTCCTGATTTTAATCGAATCATTGAACCTTTACTCGAAGCGCTAAGTGGTAAGGTTGTCGTAGTGCATTACGCCGCAATAGAGCGCCATTTTTTAAATAATGCGTTATTACTTAGGCTTAAAGAAGGTATTGAGTTTGCACTTGTTGATACAATGGAGCTAGAAAAAAGAGCACTAAAAGCAAGGCAGGGAGTATTAGGTCGATTGTTTAACACAAAACTAGGATCGCTCAGATTAACAGATTGCCGCGAGCGTTACTCATTACCTCCATATAATAACCATAATGCTTTAACGGATGCGCTTGCTACAGCCGAGCTTCTACAAGCGCAACTGAGTCATCATTACCGTGTAGATACTCCAATTTCAGAGTTGTGGGTATAA
- the trhO gene encoding oxygen-dependent tRNA uridine(34) hydroxylase TrhO → MTVVHKDNVTGDHFVVCALYKFVGLPEFEAIRKPLLEVMEANEVRGTLLLAAEGINGTVSAKREGIDNLLAWLDEQPNLKNIVTKESYDDECPFYRTKVKLKKEIVTMGVEGVDPLKVVGSYVKPNEWNALISDPEVILIDTRNDYEIEIGTFQNAVDPNTKTFREFPQWAKENLDPEKHKKVAMFCTGGIRCEKSTAYMKEQGFDEVYHLEGGILKYLEEVPKEETMWEGECFVFDNRVAVDHDLQKGSYDQCHACRMPITEDEKLKPEYMEGVSCHHCIEEVTDEQRTRFAERQKQIELAQARGEGHIGNEAQAVLQQRKEAKKAQKDAQRGK, encoded by the coding sequence ATGACTGTTGTTCATAAAGATAATGTAACGGGCGATCACTTTGTAGTATGTGCGCTGTATAAATTTGTTGGTTTACCTGAATTTGAAGCTATCCGTAAGCCGTTGCTTGAAGTGATGGAAGCAAATGAAGTACGCGGTACTTTACTACTCGCTGCCGAAGGTATAAACGGAACTGTTTCTGCAAAACGTGAAGGGATAGACAACTTATTAGCATGGCTTGATGAGCAACCAAATTTAAAAAACATCGTAACAAAAGAATCTTACGATGATGAATGCCCGTTTTACCGCACTAAAGTAAAACTAAAAAAAGAAATTGTAACGATGGGCGTTGAAGGCGTAGATCCGCTTAAAGTTGTGGGTAGCTATGTAAAGCCAAATGAGTGGAACGCACTTATATCTGACCCAGAAGTAATTTTAATTGATACACGTAATGATTACGAAATTGAAATTGGTACATTTCAAAATGCCGTCGATCCAAATACTAAAACTTTTCGCGAATTTCCACAGTGGGCTAAAGAAAACTTAGACCCTGAAAAACATAAAAAAGTAGCGATGTTTTGTACAGGTGGTATCCGCTGCGAAAAATCGACGGCCTACATGAAAGAGCAAGGTTTTGATGAAGTTTATCATCTTGAAGGCGGCATTTTAAAATATCTAGAAGAAGTGCCAAAAGAAGAAACAATGTGGGAAGGCGAGTGCTTTGTATTTGATAATCGCGTTGCGGTTGATCACGACTTACAAAAGGGCTCTTATGATCAATGCCACGCGTGCCGTATGCCAATTACAGAAGACGAAAAGTTAAAGCCTGAATACATGGAAGGTGTATCTTGTCATCATTGTATTGAAGAAGTGACAGACGAGCAACGGACACGTTTTGCGGAGCGCCAAAAGCAAATAGAATTAGCGCAAGCCCGTGGTGAAGGTCATATTGGTAATGAGGCACAAGCTGTTTTACAGCAACGTAAAGAAGCCAAAAAAGCCCAAAAAGACGCTCAGCGTGGTAAATAA